The Desulfovibrio sp. G11 region GGCCGGACCGGGCAGGCGCGGGCGCGTATTGGACTTGTAACCCATCGCGCTTGCGGCTACAATATTCTATTATTCTCACGAATCCGACACCCGCCAGTGATTTTTCCGGAGCATGTTTATGAACATTCTGCTGCATGCGCGCGCCTGCCAAAAGGACCAGTGTCTGCCGCTCCTGCCGGGGGGCATGCCTCTTGAAAAACATTTTCCGTGGCACGGCCTTATGGCTCCAGAACAGTGGGCCTTGCCCCCAGTACCGGTGGGCACAACCTTTTGCGGAACCTGCGGCACCCCTCTTTTCAAGGTGACCGGCCGTATGTGGCTGCCCGCTCCCGACACGCAGAACGGCACGGCCAGTCATGCATCTCACTGCCTTCTGCTGACGGCCCTTACCGACCTGCCCGAGGGACCGCTGGAGATGACCGCCCGCAAAAAGGGCTACAGTCTCGCCTGGGTGACCCTTTCAGACAAAGGCTCGCGCGGTATGCGCGAGGATTTGAGCGGACCGGCCATTGCAGGCGCGGTGGCTGCCGCCATGCCCCTGTGCCACAGCCAGGGTTTTGTGCTTCCGGACGAAGCAGCCCCGCTGCGCGCCCTGCTGACGGAACTTGCCCTGAGCCAGAGGTATGACCTCATCTGCACCACGGGAGGCACAGGCC contains the following coding sequences:
- a CDS encoding MogA/MoaB family molybdenum cofactor biosynthesis protein, yielding MNILLHARACQKDQCLPLLPGGMPLEKHFPWHGLMAPEQWALPPVPVGTTFCGTCGTPLFKVTGRMWLPAPDTQNGTASHASHCLLLTALTDLPEGPLEMTARKKGYSLAWVTLSDKGSRGMREDLSGPAIAGAVAAAMPLCHSQGFVLPDEAAPLRALLTELALSQRYDLICTTGGTGLSPRDITPQVTEALLDVSLPGFSQAMLAASMAKTPHAVISRAAAGVLGQSIIINLPGSRKAVIENLAAVLPALPHALAKLQGDPADCGG